In Spirochaetota bacterium, the following are encoded in one genomic region:
- a CDS encoding RNA polymerase sigma factor RpoD/SigA has product MAKESEKQFDKRKGKEDPKVDEEIIKDQIKECESDEEVKDKEMISKTTKKRSKKKKIDDYKDSSISWYLEQINKIPLLPRDQEERLARESIDGNEKSKECLIKANLRFVVTIAKKYQTSGISLLDLINEGNMGLIRAADKFDPDKGFHFISYAIWWIRQAILLAISQKTSLIRLPLNRTADIQRIEKVRRKLENHLGREPNPSEIAEGLNLDDEEVNRLRSITQDFISLDSTYGDSEDTTYVGMIEDSRIESPDKKVFDESLKEALESVLNTLSSSEKEILKMRFGLDGYTPMSLQEIGDKFHLTKERIRQIEKKAIRQLRHPSRSQKLKSFLRE; this is encoded by the coding sequence ATGGCAAAAGAATCTGAGAAGCAATTTGATAAAAGGAAGGGAAAAGAGGATCCTAAGGTAGATGAAGAAATCATCAAGGATCAGATAAAAGAATGCGAATCTGATGAAGAAGTTAAAGACAAAGAAATGATTTCGAAGACTACTAAAAAAAGATCTAAGAAGAAAAAGATCGATGATTATAAGGATTCTTCAATTTCCTGGTATCTGGAACAAATTAATAAAATCCCCCTTCTTCCAAGAGACCAGGAAGAAAGGCTTGCCAGAGAGAGTATTGATGGTAATGAAAAATCTAAAGAGTGTTTGATAAAGGCGAACTTAAGATTTGTTGTGACAATAGCAAAGAAGTATCAAACAAGCGGTATATCTCTACTCGATCTAATCAATGAGGGTAATATGGGGCTTATTAGAGCTGCCGATAAATTTGATCCAGATAAGGGCTTTCATTTTATTTCCTATGCAATATGGTGGATTCGACAGGCAATTTTACTTGCAATATCTCAGAAGACCTCACTAATTAGACTCCCCCTAAATAGAACTGCAGATATACAGAGGATTGAGAAGGTTAGAAGAAAGTTAGAGAATCATCTTGGAAGGGAACCCAATCCCTCTGAGATAGCTGAAGGACTAAACCTGGATGATGAAGAGGTGAATCGCCTGAGGAGTATTACTCAGGATTTCATTTCACTTGACTCAACTTATGGAGATTCAGAGGATACAACCTATGTGGGTATGATCGAGGACTCAAGAATCGAATCACCTGACAAAAAGGTATTTGACGAGTCTTTAAAGGAAGCCTTAGAGTCAGTGCTAAATACCCTATCCTCCTCAGAAAAAGAAATATTAAAAATGAGATTCGGGCTCGATGGTTATACCCCCATGTCTCTTCAGGAGATTGGAGACAAATTTCATCTCACCAAAGAGAGAATCAGGCAGATTGAGAAAAAGGCGATCAGACAATTGAGACATCCATCCAGAAGTCAGAAATTAAAAAGTTTTCTTAGAGAATAA
- the purF gene encoding amidophosphoribosyltransferase encodes MNRNILKLRKYNRLSISPRPYDECGVFGVYGHQKSSNLAYLGLYSLQHRGQESAGIASCDGDHIYRYAGMGKVIEVFEEEHINKLQGYMAIGHNRYSTTGSPFLRNAQPFRTDSILGPIVLSHNGNIVNAGELRFDLERDGAIFQTSIDTEVIVHLMARSGISDFLEALIYSLRRLRGAYSLLIMNKSNIYAVRDPYGFRPLVLGRLKESYVLASETCAFDIIDAEYLREIKPGELLEISKYGIRSYFPFQEEKQSLCIFEYIYFSRPDSIIFGNSVHEMRIAMGRMLAKQSPIEADIIVPIPDSSISAALGYSRESGIPYEIGMIRSHYIGRTFIEPSQRIRDFGAKIKYNVIRSAVMNKRIVVVDDSIMRGTTMRKIIKMFRRAGAKEIHIRISAPPTKFPCFYGIDIPTHSELIASSHTIEEIRKYLRVESIEYLSIKSMLSAVDKPEMQFCTACFDGDYPVEFVQSQDNQKYLFEDVAMSEYY; translated from the coding sequence ATGAATAGAAATATACTGAAATTACGAAAATATAACAGGCTATCTATTAGCCCGAGACCCTATGATGAATGTGGAGTCTTTGGCGTCTATGGACACCAGAAGTCATCTAATCTCGCCTATCTGGGATTGTATTCACTTCAGCACCGGGGGCAGGAATCGGCTGGTATAGCATCATGTGATGGGGATCATATATATAGGTATGCTGGAATGGGGAAGGTTATCGAGGTATTTGAAGAGGAGCATATCAATAAACTCCAGGGATATATGGCTATTGGACATAATAGATATTCCACAACTGGATCACCCTTTTTGAGAAATGCGCAACCCTTTAGGACTGATTCAATTCTTGGACCAATTGTATTATCTCATAATGGGAATATTGTAAATGCTGGGGAGCTTCGTTTCGATCTGGAGAGGGATGGCGCTATATTCCAGACATCAATTGATACTGAGGTTATCGTTCATCTTATGGCAAGATCTGGGATAAGTGATTTTTTGGAAGCATTGATTTACTCTCTAAGAAGGCTTCGGGGAGCTTATTCCCTTCTTATTATGAATAAGAGTAATATCTATGCAGTTAGAGATCCCTATGGATTCCGTCCTCTTGTATTGGGAAGACTTAAGGAATCCTATGTATTAGCATCTGAGACCTGTGCTTTTGATATAATTGATGCTGAATATTTGAGAGAGATAAAGCCTGGAGAGTTGCTTGAAATATCAAAATATGGAATAAGATCATATTTTCCATTTCAGGAGGAGAAGCAATCACTCTGCATCTTCGAGTATATATATTTCTCTAGGCCTGATAGCATTATCTTTGGTAATTCTGTACATGAGATGAGAATAGCCATGGGAAGAATGCTTGCAAAGCAATCACCGATAGAGGCTGATATCATTGTCCCTATTCCGGACTCTTCTATCTCAGCAGCGCTGGGCTATTCTCGGGAATCAGGTATTCCCTATGAGATTGGAATGATAAGAAGTCATTATATTGGTAGAACATTTATTGAACCTTCTCAAAGAATCAGGGATTTTGGCGCTAAAATAAAGTATAATGTTATTCGGTCTGCTGTTATGAATAAAAGGATAGTAGTGGTTGATGATTCAATAATGAGGGGCACAACGATGAGAAAGATCATCAAGATGTTTAGAAGGGCTGGCGCCAAAGAGATTCATATCAGGATATCTGCGCCGCCCACAAAATTCCCATGCTTCTATGGAATAGATATTCCAACTCATAGTGAACTTATTGCTTCATCACACACCATAGAGGAAATAAGAAAATATCTAAGGGTGGAATCAATAGAATACCTTTCAATTAAGTCAATGTTAAGCGCTGTAGATAAACCTGAAATGCAATTTTGTACCGCATGTTTTGATGGAGATTATCCAGTAGAATTTGTGCAATCTCAGGATAATCAAAAATATTTATTTGAGGATGTTGCGATGAGCGAATATTATTAA
- the priA gene encoding primosomal protein N', with protein sequence MRSADVYVGYPVDGVYTYNLPDELDVPSGVRVKVNFNNRITTAFVANVRSNGTEYHKLKDIISVIDDEPIFDVRLIDLSQYIASNYLCTVGEVISMALPSGERPSNRYKNPLEYQEGKDILLTDEQRTIYDNIINSQGKNKLCHLIYGITGSGKTEVFIEIAKYIRGQNRSVIYLVPEISISSQVYKRLYDVFGNDLIIYHSHQTPNQRLYNWKRFYSGEAKIAIGTRSAVFLQCPDLGLIIIDEEHDPSYKEHSTPRYNVRRIAFYRSRNENSLLVMGSATPSIESLYSAERGIFRLHSLNGRYGAATLPKIEIVRIDPPREGDMLSSILKLYSKRAIEEGNQVLYFLNKRGFSPIVLCESCGSILECPQCSISLNYHNNGYMLCHYCGYRRRLPEKCLECDSGSMIKLGAGTQRVENAIRETFSNARIFRLDQDTSRKKNFGFKLIDQMEKGEIDILLGTQMIAKGFDFQNVSLVGVVMADIGLNLPDFRAAERIFSLLIQIAGRCGRGQTPGNVIVQTLDDTHYIFSFLKNHDYMSFYKHELSLRRMLDYPPFSRIVRLLVRGRKENRVMDSINRLRDVIKQQISEGNKAVILLGPSQAPLSKIANNYRYHLILKSKDINELKRIVISTRDCIISRDVYLEIDIDPYDML encoded by the coding sequence ATGAGATCTGCTGATGTCTATGTGGGGTATCCGGTAGATGGGGTTTATACCTATAATTTACCAGACGAATTGGATGTACCTTCAGGAGTTCGGGTAAAGGTTAATTTTAATAATAGGATTACTACAGCCTTTGTCGCGAATGTCCGATCCAATGGAACAGAATATCATAAGCTTAAAGATATTATCAGCGTTATTGATGATGAACCAATATTTGATGTTAGATTAATTGATCTTTCGCAATATATTGCCTCAAATTACTTATGTACTGTAGGTGAGGTTATTTCTATGGCTTTGCCTTCAGGGGAGAGGCCCTCAAATAGATATAAGAATCCCTTGGAATACCAAGAGGGGAAGGATATTCTTCTCACAGATGAGCAGAGGACGATATACGATAATATTATCAATTCACAGGGTAAAAATAAACTCTGTCATCTGATTTATGGGATCACTGGTAGCGGAAAGACTGAAGTTTTTATTGAGATAGCTAAGTATATTAGAGGACAAAATCGATCAGTAATATATCTTGTGCCGGAGATATCCATATCATCTCAGGTCTATAAGAGGTTGTATGATGTGTTTGGCAATGATTTAATAATATACCATAGTCATCAGACTCCTAATCAGAGGTTGTATAACTGGAAGAGGTTTTACAGTGGAGAAGCAAAGATTGCCATTGGAACAAGATCGGCTGTATTTTTGCAGTGTCCTGACCTCGGACTTATTATAATAGATGAGGAACATGATCCTTCATACAAAGAACATAGTACCCCACGCTATAATGTGAGGAGGATTGCATTTTACAGGAGCAGGAATGAGAATTCTCTCCTTGTGATGGGATCAGCCACTCCCTCAATTGAATCGCTCTATTCAGCAGAGAGGGGTATTTTTAGGCTGCACAGTCTTAATGGAAGGTATGGTGCAGCCACACTGCCTAAGATTGAGATAGTCAGGATCGATCCACCGAGGGAAGGTGATATGTTATCCTCAATATTGAAACTGTATAGTAAGAGGGCAATTGAAGAAGGGAATCAAGTTCTATATTTCCTTAATAAAAGGGGATTCTCACCTATAGTTTTGTGTGAATCCTGTGGATCTATTCTTGAATGCCCACAGTGCAGCATAAGCCTGAATTATCACAATAATGGTTATATGCTCTGCCACTATTGTGGTTACAGACGAAGGTTGCCGGAGAAATGTCTGGAATGTGATTCAGGAAGTATGATCAAGCTTGGCGCAGGCACTCAGAGGGTTGAGAATGCCATCAGGGAGACTTTCAGCAATGCAAGGATATTCAGGTTAGATCAAGATACCTCGAGGAAAAAAAATTTTGGATTTAAACTTATTGATCAGATGGAGAAGGGGGAGATTGACATCCTTCTCGGAACACAAATGATCGCAAAGGGATTTGACTTTCAGAATGTATCGCTTGTAGGGGTTGTAATGGCGGATATTGGACTTAATCTGCCTGATTTTAGGGCTGCGGAGAGGATTTTTTCTCTTCTAATACAGATAGCTGGGAGATGTGGCAGGGGGCAAACCCCTGGAAACGTGATTGTTCAGACTTTAGATGATACTCATTATATATTCAGCTTCCTGAAGAATCATGATTACATGAGTTTTTATAAACATGAGTTATCTTTGAGAAGGATGTTGGATTATCCCCCCTTTTCAAGGATTGTAAGGCTTCTTGTGAGAGGGAGGAAGGAAAATAGGGTTATGGACTCCATTAACAGGTTAAGGGATGTTATTAAACAACAAATCAGTGAGGGCAATAAGGCTGTTATTCTTCTTGGCCCATCGCAGGCTCCACTGTCAAAGATTGCCAATAATTATAGATATCACCTGATTTTAAAATCGAAAGACATAAATGAATTAAAGAGAATTGTAATATCGACAAGGGATTGTATTATTAGTAGGGATGTTTATCTGGAGATTGACATTGATCCATATGATATGTTATGA
- a CDS encoding uracil-DNA glycosylase family protein, translating into MFEEYRSLSTYIKRLNKERKLILHRCPDELSFIKKWIEDKTGLEIQNNDDLENLSLRDIILKCTKCNNIINRMPPYGSGENGIMIIENPPRLVSSIERKSLVVESKELLRKMLKAIDVDINSCYITSIIKCESSDSFCTPSLMFRNCDRILKREILYFDPQIIIVMGEYVPLMDIIKENSRIFWKGIEHPMILLRHTELKRNSWEILKQVRAKLQRDSSITNRCTEIKV; encoded by the coding sequence ATGTTTGAAGAATATAGAAGCTTATCCACCTACATAAAGCGCTTAAATAAGGAAAGAAAATTAATACTACATAGATGCCCTGATGAGTTATCCTTTATTAAAAAATGGATTGAGGATAAAACCGGTTTGGAAATTCAGAATAATGATGACTTGGAGAACCTCTCATTAAGAGACATAATTCTTAAATGCACTAAATGTAATAATATCATAAATAGAATGCCGCCTTATGGAAGCGGAGAAAATGGGATTATGATCATTGAGAATCCACCAAGATTGGTAAGTAGCATTGAGAGAAAATCATTGGTAGTAGAATCAAAGGAATTACTAAGAAAGATGCTAAAGGCAATAGATGTAGATATTAATAGTTGTTATATAACATCAATAATTAAATGTGAGAGCAGCGATTCCTTTTGTACACCAAGTCTTATGTTTAGGAATTGTGATAGGATATTGAAAAGGGAAATTCTTTACTTTGATCCACAAATTATAATTGTAATGGGGGAATATGTTCCTCTAATGGATATTATAAAAGAGAATAGTAGAATATTTTGGAAGGGTATCGAACATCCAATGATTCTGTTAAGGCATACAGAATTGAAGAGGAACTCTTGGGAGATACTCAAACAGGTTCGAGCAAAACTTCAAAGAGACTCATCTATAACCAACAGATGCACTGAGATAAAGGTATAG
- a CDS encoding sigma-54 dependent transcriptional regulator, with the protein MARILLVDDEINIIKTLSAILQDEGHTVYSSASGYDALDFLRKNSVDLVFLDVWLPDIDGVDVLQRIKQGDTNAAVIMISGHGSIDIAVKATKMGAFDFLEKPPSMERVLTSLNNALEQVRLRRENIRLRKEAHQEDEMIGESRGILEVKSIIETAAKTNARVFITGESGTGKELVARALYKNSKRSDKPFIKVNCAAIPNELIESELFGHEKGSFTGAINKRLGKFDLADGGTLFLDEICDMSAGAQAKVLRVLQEQQFERVGGSETITVDVRVISATNIDIKKAIENGRFREDLYYRLNVIPIHVPTLTERGEDVPLLLKYFIDKFSCEHGLRTKEISDKGVRFLQKHSWPGNIRELKNVIERLCIMIQKDNIAEGDIKKYVDSYDYEDTFSREISSLKEAREEFEKEFIIRELKKNDKNITLTARKLGIERTNLHRKIKQFIINMDEF; encoded by the coding sequence GTGGCAAGGATATTATTAGTTGATGATGAAATAAATATTATTAAGACATTAAGCGCTATACTTCAGGATGAAGGGCATACTGTGTATTCTAGTGCTAGCGGTTATGATGCCCTTGATTTCCTTAGGAAAAATAGCGTTGATCTAGTCTTTTTGGATGTATGGCTACCGGATATTGATGGTGTTGATGTACTTCAGAGAATAAAACAAGGGGATACAAACGCAGCAGTAATTATGATTTCCGGTCATGGCTCTATTGACATTGCAGTTAAGGCTACAAAGATGGGGGCCTTCGATTTTCTTGAAAAACCTCCATCCATGGAGAGGGTTTTGACCTCTCTTAATAATGCTCTTGAACAGGTTAGACTTAGGAGGGAGAATATAAGGCTGAGAAAAGAGGCGCATCAGGAAGATGAGATGATCGGAGAGTCCAGGGGAATATTAGAGGTTAAGAGTATAATTGAGACTGCAGCTAAAACCAATGCAAGGGTTTTCATCACTGGTGAAAGCGGCACAGGAAAGGAGCTTGTGGCAAGGGCGCTATATAAAAATTCTAAGCGATCGGATAAGCCATTTATTAAAGTGAATTGCGCTGCAATACCTAATGAATTAATTGAGAGTGAACTCTTTGGTCATGAGAAGGGTTCATTTACAGGAGCAATCAATAAGAGGTTGGGGAAGTTCGATTTGGCTGATGGCGGGACGCTATTTCTGGATGAGATATGTGATATGAGCGCAGGGGCTCAAGCAAAGGTTTTGAGAGTATTGCAGGAGCAGCAATTTGAAAGGGTTGGGGGGTCTGAAACTATAACCGTTGATGTAAGGGTGATATCCGCCACGAATATAGATATTAAGAAGGCTATTGAGAATGGAAGATTTCGTGAAGACCTTTACTATCGTCTTAATGTAATCCCAATCCATGTCCCCACCCTTACAGAGAGGGGTGAGGATGTACCCCTGCTTCTAAAATATTTTATTGATAAATTTTCATGTGAGCATGGTCTTAGAACAAAGGAGATTTCAGATAAAGGGGTGAGATTTTTACAAAAACATTCATGGCCGGGCAATATCCGAGAGTTGAAGAATGTTATTGAACGCTTATGTATAATGATTCAAAAGGATAATATTGCTGAAGGGGATATTAAGAAATATGTTGATTCCTATGATTATGAGGATACCTTCTCGAGGGAGATATCATCTTTGAAGGAGGCGAGGGAAGAATTCGAAAAGGAGTTTATTATACGGGAGTTAAAAAAGAATGATAAGAATATTACCCTGACTGCTAGAAAGCTTGGAATTGAAAGGACAAACCTGCATCGAAAGATAAAACAATTTATAATAAATATGGATGAATTTTAA
- a CDS encoding ATP-binding protein, translated as MQDIVFLIGIFLFSALLILGLFPRTDTEERIGRAFFLYLMMITPILAAIYFIVMSFRRKLYSSSSYIGSSIRLKIALAFVFFACFTSLPIIFITNYIIDNQISELITEKTINALEDAINMFDDSINERYDNLYSDLIFLDYSIMTGHFNVNSPKGRRDIDNIFRVKGYNSIVYRVIKKDVSNNDIYEVDRSGYNDTYKNGIKRFFSAIIPKQKYDVYKISIDGISILLGGLNSGNYIIALYKMIPEKILNRVSVYEDALHKYNRKEFSKTYLQTRIRIFLLILSLLIIIVTIIISFILSKNITRPVLELAGAAGSVASGDFSIRLKRDSDDELALLFDSFNKMVKQLDESKEVMYQTQKLQAWKEVAKRLVHEIKNPLTPIRLSAERMQRRFKDKHPDIDNIIITGTETITEEVNVLTRLLNEFSRFARLPEMNPEFQNLNPILENSVNFFRAHEGITFKTDFDDSIPGMYLDKVMIRQALTNVLQNSVDAVKESGNIYVKSELVNNGNDSIVRISIKDEGIGIREEDFKNIFEPTFSTKESGTGLGLTIVEKIVLEHYGRIYFNSIFGEGTEFIIDLPVLKEEEVNSGKDIIS; from the coding sequence TTGCAGGATATTGTTTTTCTTATTGGGATATTTTTATTCTCAGCTCTGCTAATTTTGGGATTATTTCCACGGACTGATACAGAGGAAAGGATTGGCCGAGCATTTTTTCTTTATTTGATGATGATTACCCCGATTCTGGCTGCGATTTACTTTATAGTTATGTCCTTCAGGAGGAAACTCTATTCATCCTCATCATATATTGGTTCAAGTATCAGGTTAAAGATTGCCCTTGCATTTGTTTTCTTTGCATGCTTTACGTCGCTGCCAATAATATTTATCACAAATTATATCATTGATAATCAGATATCTGAGTTGATTACTGAAAAGACGATTAATGCCCTTGAAGACGCAATTAACATGTTTGATGATTCCATAAATGAGCGCTATGACAATCTTTATAGTGATTTAATATTTCTGGATTATTCGATAATGACAGGTCATTTTAATGTGAATTCCCCAAAAGGGCGGAGGGATATAGATAATATTTTTAGGGTCAAGGGATATAATTCTATTGTATATAGAGTGATTAAGAAGGATGTTTCCAATAATGATATTTATGAGGTTGATAGAAGCGGCTATAATGATACATATAAGAATGGCATAAAGAGGTTTTTTAGCGCTATTATTCCTAAACAAAAGTATGATGTTTATAAAATATCAATTGATGGAATATCTATATTATTGGGAGGATTGAATTCTGGAAATTATATTATTGCCCTGTATAAGATGATACCGGAGAAGATATTAAACAGGGTTTCTGTATATGAGGATGCTTTACATAAATATAATAGGAAGGAGTTTTCTAAGACCTATCTTCAAACCAGGATCAGGATATTCCTTCTTATTCTATCATTATTAATAATAATTGTAACAATTATTATCAGCTTTATTCTCTCAAAGAATATCACCCGTCCGGTCTTGGAACTGGCCGGAGCTGCTGGCAGTGTTGCATCGGGTGATTTTAGCATTCGTTTAAAGAGAGACTCTGATGATGAACTCGCTCTACTATTCGATTCATTTAATAAGATGGTCAAGCAGCTTGATGAGAGTAAAGAGGTGATGTATCAGACTCAGAAACTACAGGCTTGGAAGGAAGTGGCTAAAAGATTAGTACATGAGATAAAAAATCCTTTAACGCCAATAAGGCTATCAGCTGAGAGAATGCAGAGAAGATTCAAGGATAAGCATCCGGACATTGATAATATCATTATTACGGGAACTGAGACAATAACTGAAGAGGTAAATGTACTAACCAGGTTATTGAATGAATTTTCCCGATTTGCTAGACTTCCGGAGATGAATCCTGAGTTTCAAAACCTTAATCCAATATTGGAAAATAGCGTCAATTTTTTTCGAGCTCACGAAGGCATTACCTTTAAAACAGATTTCGATGACTCAATTCCTGGTATGTATCTTGATAAGGTTATGATAAGACAGGCATTGACTAATGTTTTACAGAATTCTGTTGACGCCGTAAAGGAGAGTGGAAATATTTATGTTAAGTCCGAATTAGTGAATAATGGAAATGATTCAATTGTAAGGATTAGTATTAAAGATGAAGGTATTGGTATTAGGGAGGAGGATTTTAAAAATATTTTTGAGCCAACCTTTTCAACCAAGGAAAGTGGAACAGGGCTGGGTTTAACAATTGTTGAGAAGATCGTTTTAGAGCATTATGGTAGGATATATTTCAATTCCATATTTGGTGAAGGAACTGAGTTTATTATTGATTTGCCCGTATTAAAAGAAGAGGAAGTGAATAGTGGCAAGGATATTATTAGTTGA
- a CDS encoding HPr family phosphocarrier protein, which produces MIEKIAIVKSDAGVHARPAMLLVEEAMKYPCEVFLIKDGIEANCKSILSVLGLAITSGSKLIVRANGEGEAEVVSKLVALIEDNFNND; this is translated from the coding sequence ATGATTGAAAAAATAGCCATTGTAAAGAGTGATGCAGGTGTTCATGCTAGACCAGCTATGTTACTTGTAGAGGAAGCGATGAAGTACCCCTGTGAGGTTTTCCTGATTAAAGATGGGATTGAGGCTAATTGTAAGTCGATACTATCAGTTTTGGGATTAGCCATAACATCGGGATCAAAACTTATTGTAAGAGCCAATGGAGAGGGGGAAGCTGAGGTTGTGTCCAAACTCGTTGCTCTAATTGAAGATAACTTTAATAATGATTAA
- the hprK gene encoding HPr(Ser) kinase/phosphatase — MKKKRIYIKDLMEEGGVIDLQLKLIAGEDGLHKEITVGEINRPGLSLAGFFDFFAYERIQIFGLGETAFMRQFTVDRKREIYEKFFSYDILCCVYTHCEKPDKLFEDWANKKRVPTFITEHPTTRFVSLLTHVLEDTFSPSTTIHGTLVDVFGIGVLLLGKSGVGKSESALELIERGHRLVADDLVEIQRTDESFLIGSASDVITHHIEIRGLGIINLKEIYGIRSIRNRKRIELVILLEEWDSSREYDRLGIEEQKYTILKIELPYIIVPVRPGRNIPIIIETAALNQRLKRMGTFSAKELDEKIKNMISMK, encoded by the coding sequence ATGAAGAAGAAAAGAATTTATATAAAAGATCTTATGGAGGAAGGCGGGGTAATCGACCTGCAACTAAAGCTGATTGCCGGAGAGGATGGCCTTCATAAAGAAATTACTGTTGGTGAGATTAATAGACCAGGTCTCAGTCTTGCTGGTTTCTTTGATTTTTTTGCATACGAGAGGATACAGATCTTCGGCCTTGGGGAGACAGCTTTTATGAGACAATTTACCGTAGACCGAAAGAGAGAGATATATGAAAAATTTTTCTCTTATGATATCCTATGCTGTGTTTATACTCATTGTGAGAAACCTGATAAATTATTTGAGGATTGGGCTAACAAAAAAAGGGTGCCAACATTTATAACTGAACACCCTACAACAAGATTTGTCAGTCTGCTAACACATGTACTAGAGGATACCTTTTCACCATCCACTACCATTCACGGCACTTTAGTTGATGTCTTTGGGATCGGAGTCCTATTGCTTGGAAAGAGCGGAGTAGGCAAGAGTGAGAGCGCGCTTGAATTGATTGAGAGGGGACACCGTCTTGTTGCAGATGATCTCGTTGAGATCCAAAGGACTGATGAATCCTTTCTCATTGGCAGCGCATCAGATGTTATTACTCACCATATTGAAATCCGGGGATTGGGAATAATCAATCTTAAGGAGATATATGGGATCAGGTCTATCCGTAATAGGAAGAGGATAGAGTTAGTGATTTTACTTGAGGAGTGGGACTCATCAAGGGAATATGATAGGTTAGGGATAGAAGAACAGAAGTACACTATTTTGAAAATAGAACTACCCTACATAATAGTGCCCGTAAGACCAGGCAGAAATATACCAATAATCATTGAGACTGCGGCTTTAAATCAGCGATTAAAGAGAATGGGTACCTTTTCTGCAAAAGAACTTGATGAAAAGATCAAAAATATGATTTCTATGAAATAG
- the raiA gene encoding ribosome-associated translation inhibitor RaiA, translating into MRIDITGRHMEITPSLREYVERKINKVVKFLPTLRDARVIMYIEKVDHIVEAIISGNGVSFHSIEKANDMYSSVDQLVRKIEKQIVKYKEKHFEHKSIPPGEWKIEE; encoded by the coding sequence ATGAGAATTGATATTACTGGAAGGCATATGGAAATAACCCCGAGTCTGAGGGAGTATGTTGAAAGAAAGATAAACAAGGTTGTAAAATTTTTACCAACACTTAGGGATGCTCGTGTTATTATGTATATTGAAAAGGTTGATCATATTGTTGAGGCAATAATAAGCGGTAATGGAGTTAGTTTCCATTCTATTGAGAAGGCAAATGATATGTACTCCTCTGTCGATCAACTGGTTCGTAAAATTGAAAAACAGATTGTGAAGTATAAAGAGAAGCATTTTGAGCATAAATCAATTCCACCAGGTGAGTGGAAGATCGAGGAATAG